The nucleotide window CGGAGCGCCATTTACGCGTCGGCCGGGCGCACGCGAACATGAGCGCCGTCGTGACGGCGATCGGGAGGATGACCGGATGAGCCTGACGGGACGCGCGGAGGCGCCGATCGGTCGGACGGACCGATTCTTCATCGGCGGGCAGTGGGTGGTGCCGTCGTCCGGCGCCATGATCGACGTGATCGACTCCGCGACCGAGGAGCTCTACTTCAGGGTCGCGCAGGCGCAGGCCGCCGACATGGCCAGGGCCGTCGCGGCGGCGCGGGAGGCCTTCGACGAGGGCCCCTGGCCGCGCCTGACGCCGGCCGAGCGGGCCGGGTACCTGCGGGCGATCGGCGCGGAACTCAGGCTCCGCGGCGAGGACATCGCCGAGATCTGGCCGCGCGAGTCCGGTGTCCTGCACACCTTCGCGGCCAACGCCGGCTCCGGCGCGGAGACCGCCTTCAAGCGGTACGCCGCGCTGGCCCGCACCTTCCCGTTCGAGGAGCCGGTCAAGCCGACGGCCGGCGGACAGTTCGGCCTGCTGGTCCGCGAACCGGCCGGTGTGGTCGGTGCGATCATCCCGTGGAACGCCCCGATGGGCATGATCGCCAACAAGGTCGGCCCCGCGCTGCTCGCCGGGTGCACGGTGATCCTGAAGTCGGCGCCCGAGGCGCCGGGGGAGGGCTACCTGCTCGCCGAGGCCGCCGCCGCGGCCGGCCTGCCGCCCGGCGTGCTGAACGTCGTCACCGCCGACCGCGAGGTGTCCGAACTGCTGGTGCGCGACCCGCGGGTGGACAAGATCACCTTCACCGGGTCGACGGCCGCCGGCCGGCGCATCGCCGCGATCTGCGGCGAGCGGGTGGCCCGCTGCACGCTGGAGCTCGGCGGCAAGTCCGCCGCCGTGATCCTCGACGACATGGACCTCGCCACGGCCGCGCGCACCCTCGCCCAGGCCGAGTGCTTCCTCACCGGTCAGGTCTGCTCCTCGCTGACCCGGATCGTGGTCAGCCGCTCGCGGCACGACGAACTGGTCGAGGCCCTGGCCGGCGTGTTCTCCCGGGTGCGCGTCGGGGACCCGTTCGACCCGCGCTCGCAGATGGGGCCGCTGGCGGCCAGCCGGCAGCGGGACCGGGTCGAGGGGTACATCGCCAAGGGCGTCGCGGAGGGGGCCACGCTGGCCACCGGCGGCGGCCGCCCGAAGGGCCTGACCCGCGGGTGGTACGTCGAGCCCACCGTGTTCGGCAACGTCGACAACCGCTCGGTCATCGCCCAGGAGGAGATCTTCGGCCCCGTGCTGTCCGTCATCCCCGCGGCCGACGAGCAGGACGCGATCCGGATCGCCAACGACACCATCTACGGCCTCAACGCGGCGGTGTTCACCAACGACGCCGACCGGGCCCGCGAGGTCGCCCGGCAGCTGCGCTCCGGCACCGTCGGCCACAACGCGCTGCGCAGCGACCTCGGCGTCGCGTTCGGCGGGTTCAAGCAGTCCGGCATCGGCCGCGAAGGCGGCCGCGAGGGACTGCTGCCCTACCTCGAAACCAAGACCGTGATCCTCGAAGGCCGGCCGACCGGCTACGAGGACACCGTCCTGTGACCGTGCCCGCCCTGACGCCGCGTTGATCGACAAGCTCACCGAACCGACGGCACCGAACCGCCCTCACCGAACCGCCCTCACCGAACCGCCCTCACCGAACTGACCACCCGGCTCACCCGTGAGCCCGCACAGCCGACGGGGACACACTGATGACTGACCTTGAGGTCCGCCCGGACGAACTCCAGGCCCTCGCCACTCTCTTCGGCCTCGGTGACCCGTACCCGGAATACGCGAAGTGGCGGGCGCGGCAGTCGGTCGTCCGCCCGCACGAGAAGCTGTTCGTGTTCAGTCGCTACGAGGACTGCGCGGCGGTCCTCGGCAGCTCGGCCTTCGGCCACGCCCCGCGCGAGGCCAGCCCGCTGCGCAGCCTGTGGCGGGGCACCGGCCGACCGGCACCCGCCGCCCCGGAGACGACGGCCGGTGCCGTCCCCGAGACGGCCAGCGCCGCCGACGCCGACGCGGCCGTGGTCACCGCCCAGGACAACGCCAGCAACATGCTCCGGCTGAACCCGCCCGACCACACGCGGCTGCGCCGCCTGGTCTCCCGCGCCCTCACCCCGGCGAGCGTCCGCGCGCTGATGCCGCGCATCGAGGAGATCACCGCCGAGTTGGTGGGCGAGCTCGGCCCGGACTTCGACGTGATCCGCGACCTCGCGCTCCCGCTGCCGGTCCGGGTGATCAGCGAGCTGCTCGGCATCCCGGAGGCCGACCGGCCGATGGTGGTGACCTGGTCCGAGCAGCTCTCCCGGAGCATCGACCCCGGCTTCCTGATCACGCCCGAGGACCGCGTCACCATGCGCGCGGCCCGGGACAGCTTCCACGAGTACCTCGGCGCGCTGATCCCCAAGCGGCGCCTCGAACCGGGCGACGACCTCGTCTCCGCCCTCGTGCACGTCCACGACGAGGACGGCACGCTGACCGAGCACGAGATCATCATCACCTGCCGGCTGCTGCTCATCGCCGGCCACGAGACCACCCGCAGCCTGATCGGCGGGTCCGTCCTCGCCCTGCTCAACCACCCCGCCCAGCTCGCCGCCCTGCGGGCCGACCCGGACCTGGTCGAGCGGTGCGTCGAGGAGGTGCTGCGCTACGACCCGCCCATCCAGCTGCTGGTCCGGTCCGCGCTGGAGGACACCACGGTCGGCGACACCACCGTCCCGGCCGGCGCGCGCGCCCTCATGCTGCTCGGCGCGGCCAACCGCGACGAGGCGCTCGGCGAGGACCCGGAGGACTTCGACTTCCTCCGCCCCGCCCGCCGGCACCTGTCGTTCGGCCACGGCATCCACTTCTGCCTGGGCGCCCCGCTGGGCCGCGCCGAGGCTGCCATCGCCCTGCGCAGCCTGCTGCCCGTCCTCGCCGAGTCCCGGATGACGGAGGAGCCCGTGTGGAAGCCCCACACCGTCCTGCGCGGTCTTGAGCACCTCCGGCTGACCACGTCGAACTGACGGCAGGTCAGCCGGGCGGTGGGCTGGTGCCGCGTCAGGCGGCGGACACCGGCGGCTGGAGGGCCCCGCCGCCGCCGGCCGGCTCAACCGGGCGGCGCCTGGCGAGGGCCGGGATCGCGGCGGCGAGCCGCCGGAGCGCGGCATCGAGATCGGCCAGTGGCGCCGTCGCGGCGGGCTCCGGCAACTCGGGCAGGGGGTTCGCCGGGGCCGACACCGCACGGCGCAGCAGCTTGACGGTCTCGGCGGTGGCATCCTCGCGCGGGTCGGGCACGCTCGCGGCCAGCGCGTGCACCGGGCCGCGGGCCGCGAGCAGCGCCTCGCCGGCGTCGGCCGGCGTGATCCCGTGCGCCACGCCCAGCTTCCGGGTGGCCCTGCGGTGCAGCCGGTGCGAACGGACGCTGGCGTTCAGGTTGGTGGCCGCGGCGTCGAACGCGGCGAGCGCCTTGGCGGTGGAGGCCCCGTCGCGGCGGGCGTCGAGCAGCGCGGCGAGTGCGGCGAGGGCCGCGCCCAGCCGGGCGCGCACCGCGTCGACGGTGCGCACCGGCACCAGGAACCAGCCCACGATGACCGCCAGCACGGCCCCGAGGACCAGCGCCTGCAGGCGGATGAGCAGCAGGTGTTGGGGGGACTGGCCGAAGTACGCGTAGAACATGGACAGCGCCGTCGTGATGCCCGCGGCGTAGAAGGCGTAGTTGTAGGTGCGCAGGGTGGTGGCCACGGCCAGCACCACGAAGATCAGCACGATGCTGGTCGTGCCGTGGGGTTCGGCAACCGCCGCGATCAGGGCCGCGACGAGCGTGCCCGCCATCGCGCCCAGGCCGCGCTCGACGCCCTTGAGGGCCAAGTCCCCGCGGCCGACCGGGCCGAGGCTGACGACCATCGCGCTGATCACGCACCACTGCCAGTGCTGGCCGAACATCAGGTGCCCGAGCGAGAACGCGGCGCTCAGCGCCACCGCCATCTGCAGGGCCATCCGGTCGCGGGGCGACAGCCCGGCGCGCTTCGCCGCCCGCTTGGCGGGGGCCGGCGCCGGCGGCGAACCCGCAAGGCCGGTCAGCCTCTCGGCGACCAGGCGGACCACCCGGACCCACACGAAGGCGCTGCACCCCACCAGCGCCATCCAGCCGCAGATCGGCCACCACACCAGGTGCCCCGTGCTGGTGCCGGCGGACAGCAGGGCGGCGATCAGCGCCAGCGGGACCAGCGCCCCCAGCCGGGTGACCGCCGCCCCGTACCGCCTGGTCCATATCGAACCCGCCATCAGCGCCACGAACACCGCCCCGCCGATCACCGGATGCCCGGCCATCTGCGCACCGAGCCAGACGCTCGCCCCCGCGAGCACCGAGAGCGCGACGGCCGCCATGACCTTCTGCGGGACCGGCTCACCGCCGGGGCGGCGCGACACCGTGAACGCGAAGATCACGGCCGGCACCGCGAGCACCGCCCCCGGGTACCCCGCGGCGTGGCGCGCGATCTCCACCGCCGTGAAGAAGGAGCCCAGCACGGCGACCATCGCCACCGTCGAATAATAGACTTTGGTTAGCATTCTCACCCCTCTGCCTTGCTGATTCTGCGCAGATTACCGGGCCCCCGTTCTGCTGATACTACATGCTGGTTTAGTATTGAAGGATGGACACCGACGACTGCGCCCAGGCCCTGCTCCAGGGCCTGCTCCGCCTGGGCTCCCGCCTGCGCCACGAGCGCCCGCCCGGTGCCCTGACCGCGAACAAGATCATCGTGCTGGGCCACCTGCGGCGGAACGGGCCCTGCACCCCCAGCGCCGTGGCCCTCGCCGAGCACCAGCAACTCCAGGCCCTGACCCGGACGTTCGCCGAGCTGGAGGCCGACGGCCTGATCACCCGGCAGCGCTCGGAGACCGACCGGCGCGCCTCGATCCTCTCGATCGCCGACGCCGGCGCCCAGGCGCTGTCCGACGATCTCGCGCAGCGCGCCGCCTGGCTCGGCGGCGCCCTCGGCGCGCTCAGCCCGGTCGAGCAGCAGCTGCTCGCCCTGTCCGCCCAGTTGCTCAACCAACTCGCCGACGCCCCCGCCACGGCCGGCCCGGACGAGCAGGCCGGCGCGCCCGCCCCCTGACGGGCCCCGCCCGGGGCACCCGGCGCCGAGTTCGACGCCGAGTCAGCTTTGTTTGACCGTGAGTAACCACACCAAAGCTTTACCGAATTCCGGGTGTGGCTGAAAACGTGGGCAAACCAGCTTCCCCCGGCGATATCACGGACATCCCCGGTGTGAATCTTGTCTCAATGGCTCCCGCCTGCCCCGAGGTTTGCCGCGGGTACCGAAGGGGAGCAAGGGAGGGGTGCGGTAGGGAGCGCAAGAAGATCGATGCGGACACGTATTCGCCTCATCTTCACGTCACACTCGTGTAACCTCAGGTGACGGCGATCGGGGGACGATGGGGATGATGACGGGATCGGTGCCGGCGCGGCCGCGGACGACGCTTCCCGCACAGGTCGAGACCAATTCGAGCGTCCGGTGCGGCCGTGACGTCCTCGGGTGGGAAGGCCGAAGAGCCGGGGTGAGATTCCCGGCGGCAGGGGCGACCGGTGAAGTGCGCGAATCCACCGCTACCGGTTCCCGGGCCACCACCGTTCTCTGACGCAGTGCCAGATACGTTCGTCCGTTGCCGCCAATAGCGTCGGCAAGGGCTCCGCAGGACAACTTCTCCCGCTCTGAACAACCCTCAGCAGTTCAGCGAACCCGGTAGTCCGTGAATTCCTGCAGCCCATTGATTCCTGAGCACCTTGCAGGCCTGTCCAATTGTGGACGAACTGCGTCGCGCGTGGCGGGAGGCCAAATTGCAGTTCAATATCCTAGGTCCACTGGAAGTGGTTTCCCAGGACAGGGTGGTGCCGCTCGGCGGGATCAAGCAGCGTGCGATGCTGGGCATGCTGCTCCTGAGAGCGAACCGGATCGTTCCGTCGAGCAAACTGCTCGATTCCCTCTGGGACGGCCGCATTCCGCCGACCGCACGGAAGATGCTGCAGAATGCGGCCTCCTCGCTGCGCGGAATGCTGGCCTGTGACGGCGGAAGTGCCGACCCGCCGGTACTCCTCACCCACACGCCCGGATACCTGCTGCGCGTCGAACCCGGCAGCATCGACTTGAACGTGTTCACGCAACGCACCGAACGGGGCCGCGCGCACGCCGCCGACGCCGACTGGGAATCCGCACGCCGAGTGCTTCGCGAGGCGCTCGACGTCTGGCGCGGCCCGGTGCTCGCCGACCTGGCCGAGACGTGCACCGCGTGGCCCGAGGCCGCCGCGGTCCAGAACGCGTACGTCGTCGCCGTCGAGGAACTGTTCGATGCCGAACTTGCCTGCGGGCGGCACCGCGAGGTGATCGCGGAACTCGAACTGTTCGCAGCCCGGGAGCTGTCCCACGAACGCCTGGTGGCACAGCTGATGCTCGCGATGTACCGGTGCGGCCGGCAGTCGGACGCGCTCGACGTCTACCGCCGCGCCCGGGTGTCGCTGATCGAGGCCCACGGACTGGAGCCCAGCCGGGAGCTCCAGGAGCTCGAACACCTGATCCTCAATCAGGACGTGCGGCTGGACTGGCACGGCGGTGAGATGCCCGCGCTCGGCGACAACGCCGTCGTGGGCGTCCCCTGGCCGACCGCCGTCCCCGCCGAGCCGGCGGTGCCGGCCGCCGCGCCGCCCGAGGAACCGCCCGCCGAGCCCCGCCGCCCGGCGCTCGTCCCGACGGACGGCTGCGACGTGCCGCTGCCCCAGGGGCAGTTGGCCACCGTGCTGGCCGTCGTCGGCGAGGTCGGGCCCGGGGCGGACGTCGCCGAGACGGCCTCCGCGTTCGACACGGTGGCCGCGACGGTCGACCGCGAGGTCGGCCGCCACGGCGGAGTGGTCATCAGCAGGATCGCCTCCGTGAGCTGGATCCTGTTCGACGACGCCGACCACGCCCCCGACCGGGCCGTCGAGGCCGCCCTGGCGATCCGCGCCGCGCTCGGCCGGGTCCGGTCCGTCCGCGACGCCGCCGACGGCGGGGTCCCGCCGGCGGTGGTCAAGGTCGCGGTCGTGTCCACCGACGCGATCCACAGCTACCGCCCCGGCGACGGCACCCTGCGCGCCCTCGACAGCGCCGTCGTCGGCCGCTGCCTCCAACTGGCCAGCGCCGCACCGGCGGGACAGGTCTGGGTCGGCGAGGAGACCAAGCGCGCCACCGAGTGCTGCGTGCGGTACGAGCGGGTCGGCGACGGTGCCTGGGAGGCGCTCGAACTCCTCCCGCAGCCGCACCGGCCGGACCGGGTGAAGATGCTCATCGGAGGCCCGGACA belongs to Kitasatospora viridis and includes:
- a CDS encoding MarR family winged helix-turn-helix transcriptional regulator, which produces MDTDDCAQALLQGLLRLGSRLRHERPPGALTANKIIVLGHLRRNGPCTPSAVALAEHQQLQALTRTFAELEADGLITRQRSETDRRASILSIADAGAQALSDDLAQRAAWLGGALGALSPVEQQLLALSAQLLNQLADAPATAGPDEQAGAPAP
- a CDS encoding cytochrome P450, which encodes MTDLEVRPDELQALATLFGLGDPYPEYAKWRARQSVVRPHEKLFVFSRYEDCAAVLGSSAFGHAPREASPLRSLWRGTGRPAPAAPETTAGAVPETASAADADAAVVTAQDNASNMLRLNPPDHTRLRRLVSRALTPASVRALMPRIEEITAELVGELGPDFDVIRDLALPLPVRVISELLGIPEADRPMVVTWSEQLSRSIDPGFLITPEDRVTMRAARDSFHEYLGALIPKRRLEPGDDLVSALVHVHDEDGTLTEHEIIITCRLLLIAGHETTRSLIGGSVLALLNHPAQLAALRADPDLVERCVEEVLRYDPPIQLLVRSALEDTTVGDTTVPAGARALMLLGAANRDEALGEDPEDFDFLRPARRHLSFGHGIHFCLGAPLGRAEAAIALRSLLPVLAESRMTEEPVWKPHTVLRGLEHLRLTTSN
- a CDS encoding FUSC family protein is translated as MLTKVYYSTVAMVAVLGSFFTAVEIARHAAGYPGAVLAVPAVIFAFTVSRRPGGEPVPQKVMAAVALSVLAGASVWLGAQMAGHPVIGGAVFVALMAGSIWTRRYGAAVTRLGALVPLALIAALLSAGTSTGHLVWWPICGWMALVGCSAFVWVRVVRLVAERLTGLAGSPPAPAPAKRAAKRAGLSPRDRMALQMAVALSAAFSLGHLMFGQHWQWCVISAMVVSLGPVGRGDLALKGVERGLGAMAGTLVAALIAAVAEPHGTTSIVLIFVVLAVATTLRTYNYAFYAAGITTALSMFYAYFGQSPQHLLLIRLQALVLGAVLAVIVGWFLVPVRTVDAVRARLGAALAALAALLDARRDGASTAKALAAFDAAATNLNASVRSHRLHRRATRKLGVAHGITPADAGEALLAARGPVHALAASVPDPREDATAETVKLLRRAVSAPANPLPELPEPAATAPLADLDAALRRLAAAIPALARRRPVEPAGGGGALQPPVSAA
- a CDS encoding aldehyde dehydrogenase, which translates into the protein MSLTGRAEAPIGRTDRFFIGGQWVVPSSGAMIDVIDSATEELYFRVAQAQAADMARAVAAAREAFDEGPWPRLTPAERAGYLRAIGAELRLRGEDIAEIWPRESGVLHTFAANAGSGAETAFKRYAALARTFPFEEPVKPTAGGQFGLLVREPAGVVGAIIPWNAPMGMIANKVGPALLAGCTVILKSAPEAPGEGYLLAEAAAAAGLPPGVLNVVTADREVSELLVRDPRVDKITFTGSTAAGRRIAAICGERVARCTLELGGKSAAVILDDMDLATAARTLAQAECFLTGQVCSSLTRIVVSRSRHDELVEALAGVFSRVRVGDPFDPRSQMGPLAASRQRDRVEGYIAKGVAEGATLATGGGRPKGLTRGWYVEPTVFGNVDNRSVIAQEEIFGPVLSVIPAADEQDAIRIANDTIYGLNAAVFTNDADRAREVARQLRSGTVGHNALRSDLGVAFGGFKQSGIGREGGREGLLPYLETKTVILEGRPTGYEDTVL
- a CDS encoding BTAD domain-containing putative transcriptional regulator; the encoded protein is MLQNAASSLRGMLACDGGSADPPVLLTHTPGYLLRVEPGSIDLNVFTQRTERGRAHAADADWESARRVLREALDVWRGPVLADLAETCTAWPEAAAVQNAYVVAVEELFDAELACGRHREVIAELELFAARELSHERLVAQLMLAMYRCGRQSDALDVYRRARVSLIEAHGLEPSRELQELEHLILNQDVRLDWHGGEMPALGDNAVVGVPWPTAVPAEPAVPAAAPPEEPPAEPRRPALVPTDGCDVPLPQGQLATVLAVVGEVGPGADVAETASAFDTVAATVDREVGRHGGVVISRIASVSWILFDDADHAPDRAVEAALAIRAALGRVRSVRDAADGGVPPAVVKVAVVSTDAIHSYRPGDGTLRALDSAVVGRCLQLASAAPAGQVWVGEETKRATECCVRYERVGDGAWEALELLPQPHRPDRVKMLIGGPDKLKKLRGLLAGISGQHSSPLIERISRRGGGIPENAVVEVTVSVLLPSDAAHGWAALPEGA